CCTCGCCCTCGGGCACCACCACCTCGATGCCGAGCCTCGTCAGGAGACGGATCGTCGCCTCGTTGATTCCCGGCTTCAGCACCGGCTGGGCACAGCCGGTCAGGATCGCCACCCGGCCGCGCCTTTCCGTTGCCGGCCGGTGCGTCCCCGGTTCGGAGACCGGAGACGGCTTCCCGATCGTCTTCGGCGCAAGTTCCAGCATGGCGCCGAACGCCTTCAGCGGCGGGATCGCCTTCAGCAGTCCGGCGAAGGGCCGTCCCAGCTTCGCGGCATGGAGCGAGGCCCGGAACCGCCCCGGATAGGGCAGCACCATCGCCAGCACGGCGCGCGTCAGCCGGTCGAAGAAAGGGCGACGGTAGGTCTTCTCGATATGGGCCCGGGCATGGTCGACAAGGTGCATGTAGTGAACGCCCGACGGGCATGTCGTCATGCAGGAGAGGCAGGACAGGCAACGGTCGATATGGGTGACCACCTTCTCGTCGGCCGGGCGGCCGTTTTCCAGCATGTCCTTGATCAGGTAGATGCGCCCGCGCGGACTGTCGAGCTCGTTGCCGAGCGTCACATAGGTCGGACAGGTCGCCGTGCAGAAACCGCAATGCACGCAGGAGCGCAGGATCTTCTCCGACGCGGCGACGCCGGGGTCCTCGAGCTGCTCTGGCGTGAAACTGGTCTGCATGGCGACATTTCTCCCGAAAGGTTCAGATCCACCACGTGGCCGGATCGGGCATGGGCTCGTTCCGGTTCAGCGCCATCAGGCCCTTGACGAGGCGGATGACTGCCCAAACCGCGACCGCGAACAGAAGAAGAAAGCCGATGCCGATGAAGAACAGGACAATCGAAATCGCGGCATAGGCGAGGGATATCCAGAAGGTACGGATCAGCCAGGTGTAATGCGTCTCGACGAAACCGCCGGCCTTGTTGCGATTCAGATAGGCCATCACGATGCCGACAATGGTCGGAAATCCACCGAACACGAAACCGGCAAGGTAGAGAATGTAGATGAGGAGCGCGTTCTGCGGGCCGGGTTCGAGCCACTTGTCGGTCTGGCGCGGCATGGGCGGCGTGGTGTTCTGCGGATCGGTCATGAATTCCCCTTCGAATGGTTCAGGCGGCCTTGCGGCCGCCATTCCACACCATTCTGCCCGGATTGAAAATGCCGGCGGGATCGAGCGCCGCGCGCACCCGCTCCGAGAGCGCGGCAACGGGCACCGGCTGCGGCTGGAACACGGGCACCGACGCGCGGACCGCTTCCGGGGCCCGCACCAGGGTCGCGTGACCGCCGCCGCATTTCGCCACCGCCTCGCGCACGATTGCCGGCGCGGCATCGTTCCCGTCATCGAGCTGCAG
This portion of the Oricola thermophila genome encodes:
- a CDS encoding DUF4870 family protein; its protein translation is MTDPQNTTPPMPRQTDKWLEPGPQNALLIYILYLAGFVFGGFPTIVGIVMAYLNRNKAGGFVETHYTWLIRTFWISLAYAAISIVLFFIGIGFLLLFAVAVWAVIRLVKGLMALNRNEPMPDPATWWI